A stretch of Campylobacter gracilis DNA encodes these proteins:
- a CDS encoding arginyltransferase, whose protein sequence is MTEIPFCTLDFACPYLDGRAARSEYLYVKDCDFEYNSSLVQHGYRRFGRYFQKPICATCAECKSLRIDAANFKFSRSHRRVYKNNRTTAYIWQSRPLLNDARLELFALYHDYMHLKKGWPLQEIDFERYDEIYVQGHGDFGKEISYYGEDGRLICVDLIDIVDDGISSVYCYYDPYLPHLSLGKFSLLKQIEFAQDLGLRWIYLGYAVKQCQSLAYKFSYEPYEILNSYTELDAPAVWEGRVEG, encoded by the coding sequence ATGACTGAAATTCCATTTTGCACGCTGGATTTTGCCTGCCCCTATCTGGATGGCAGAGCCGCGCGCAGCGAGTATCTCTACGTAAAAGACTGCGACTTTGAGTATAATTCAAGCTTAGTTCAGCACGGCTACCGCCGCTTCGGCAGGTATTTTCAAAAGCCCATTTGCGCAACCTGTGCGGAGTGCAAAAGCCTGCGCATCGATGCCGCAAATTTTAAATTTAGCAGATCGCACCGTCGCGTCTATAAAAATAATCGCACGACCGCCTATATATGGCAATCTCGCCCGCTTTTAAACGATGCGCGTTTGGAGCTTTTCGCGCTTTATCACGACTACATGCATCTAAAAAAGGGCTGGCCTCTGCAAGAGATCGATTTTGAGCGGTATGATGAAATTTATGTCCAGGGCCACGGCGACTTCGGCAAAGAAATTTCTTACTACGGCGAGGACGGGCGGCTTATCTGCGTCGATCTCATCGATATCGTGGATGACGGCATCAGCTCGGTGTATTGCTACTACGATCCGTATCTGCCGCATCTAAGTCTGGGTAAATTTTCGCTTTTAAAACAGATCGAGTTCGCCCAAGATCTGGGGCTGCGCTGGATCTATCTGGGCTACGCGGTGAAGCAGTGCCAGAGCCTAGCGTATAAATTTAGCTACGAGCCGTATGAAATTTTAAACTCATACACAGAACTTGACGCTCCCGCCGTGTGGGAGGGGCGCGTAGAGGGGTAG
- a CDS encoding M16 family metallopeptidase — protein MFPKFKKITLQNGLQIYHIPMNKGSGVISVDVFYNVGSRDETMGKSGIAHMLEHLNFKSTKNRKAGEFDAIVKGFGGVNNASTGFDYTHYFIKCASSNLEVCLDLYADIMQNLSLKDKEFQPERKVVLEERLWRTDNDPFGYLFFRLYNAAFLYHPYHWTPIGFRKDIENWSIKDIKEFHAKFYQPQNAVLLITGDIGEKAAFDAAKKYFAPVKNESEIPRLHCTEPAQDGEKLSVIYKSSEAQIVAVAFKIPPFNHADAAAIKAMDIYLSGGKSSLLQRVLVDEKKLANQINIYDMSGKDENLFIVFAVCNQGVSGEALRSEILALIEKAKKSKISDDDMLKIKNTLSSDLIYSLDSASKVAQMYGSYIVRGDLDALFKLEREIKSLDKNAVKKAMKTYLSLKSSTSIILRKENDE, from the coding sequence ATGTTTCCGAAATTTAAGAAAATCACGCTGCAAAATGGGCTTCAAATTTATCACATCCCGATGAATAAAGGCAGCGGCGTCATCAGCGTGGATGTGTTTTACAACGTCGGCTCGCGCGACGAGACGATGGGCAAAAGCGGCATCGCACACATGCTGGAGCATCTAAATTTTAAATCCACAAAAAATCGCAAGGCGGGCGAGTTCGACGCGATCGTAAAGGGATTCGGCGGCGTAAATAACGCAAGCACGGGCTTTGATTACACGCACTACTTCATCAAGTGTGCGAGCTCAAATTTAGAGGTCTGCTTGGATCTTTACGCCGACATAATGCAAAACTTGAGCCTCAAAGACAAAGAATTTCAGCCCGAGCGCAAGGTCGTGCTTGAAGAGCGGCTGTGGCGCACCGATAACGATCCGTTCGGATACCTATTTTTCAGGCTCTACAACGCCGCGTTTTTGTACCACCCGTACCACTGGACGCCGATAGGCTTTCGCAAGGACATCGAAAACTGGAGTATCAAAGATATCAAGGAATTTCACGCTAAATTTTATCAGCCGCAAAACGCCGTGCTGCTGATCACCGGCGACATCGGCGAAAAAGCGGCGTTTGATGCGGCCAAAAAATACTTCGCTCCGGTAAAAAACGAGAGTGAAATTCCGCGCCTTCACTGCACCGAGCCAGCGCAAGACGGCGAGAAGCTTAGCGTTATTTACAAAAGCAGCGAAGCGCAGATCGTGGCGGTCGCCTTTAAAATTCCGCCGTTTAACCACGCCGACGCCGCGGCAATCAAAGCGATGGATATATATCTTAGCGGCGGCAAGAGCTCGCTTTTACAGCGCGTGCTGGTCGATGAGAAAAAGCTCGCCAATCAGATCAACATCTACGATATGAGCGGTAAGGATGAGAATTTATTTATAGTCTTTGCCGTTTGCAACCAAGGCGTAAGCGGCGAGGCGCTGAGGAGTGAAATTTTAGCGCTGATCGAAAAAGCTAAAAAATCTAAAATAAGCGATGACGATATGTTAAAGATCAAAAACACCCTAAGTAGCGATCTGATCTACTCCCTCGACAGCGCTAGCAAGGTAGCGCAGATGTACGGCAGCTACATCGTCCGCGGCGATCTGGACGCGCTATTTAAGCTGGAGCGCGAGATCAAAAGTCTAGATAAAAACGCGGTTAAAAAAGCGATGAAAACCTATCTAAGCCTTAAAAGCTCCACGAGCATTATCTTACGAAAGGAAAACGATGAATAA
- a CDS encoding acetyl-CoA carboxylase subunit A: MIRKILIANRGEIAVRIIRACRDLHIKSVAIYTKPDIDCLHVKIADEAYEVSADALKGYLDAKKIVEVAKECGADAIHPGYGFLSENFDFAREVEDAGIIFIGPKPDVIRKMGNKNIARYLMRKNGIPIVPGTEKLNHESMDTIKKYAREIGYPVILKASGGGGGRGIREVWEEKDMESAYDSCTREAKTFFNNDEIFMEKLVVKPRHIEFQIIGDNYGNIIHLCERDCSIQRRHQKIIEIAPCPSISEHLRKTMGTTAVAAAKAVNYTNVGTVEFLLDDYNNFYFMEMNTRIQVEHGITEEVTGVDLVVRQIRIANGEILELEQSDIKPHGYAIEARITSENVWKNFTPVPGTVSDYYPALGPSVRVDSHIYKGYKIPPFYDSLLAKLIIKTTDYDLAVNKLERALKEFRIEGVRTIIPFLLSISKSREFRLGFFDTSYVEKNLDKILENTMDDMQPNKNEAIAAIIAAMRKSARI, translated from the coding sequence ATGATACGTAAAATTCTTATCGCTAATCGCGGCGAGATCGCGGTTCGCATCATTAGGGCCTGCAGAGATCTGCATATTAAAAGCGTCGCGATCTATACCAAACCCGACATCGATTGCTTGCACGTAAAAATCGCCGATGAGGCCTACGAAGTAAGCGCGGACGCGCTAAAAGGCTATCTGGATGCCAAAAAGATCGTCGAAGTCGCCAAAGAGTGTGGCGCTGATGCGATACATCCTGGATACGGCTTTTTGAGCGAGAATTTTGACTTTGCAAGAGAGGTCGAGGACGCGGGCATTATTTTTATCGGCCCAAAGCCCGACGTTATCCGCAAAATGGGCAACAAAAACATCGCTCGCTATTTGATGCGCAAAAACGGCATCCCGATCGTGCCCGGCACTGAAAAGCTCAATCACGAGAGCATGGATACGATCAAAAAATATGCGCGCGAGATCGGCTATCCCGTGATTTTAAAAGCTAGCGGCGGCGGCGGCGGGCGCGGTATCCGCGAGGTGTGGGAAGAGAAAGATATGGAGAGCGCCTACGACTCGTGCACGAGGGAGGCGAAGACTTTTTTTAACAACGATGAAATTTTTATGGAAAAACTCGTCGTCAAGCCGCGCCATATCGAGTTTCAGATTATTGGCGATAATTACGGCAACATCATCCACCTCTGCGAGCGCGATTGCTCGATTCAGCGCCGCCATCAAAAGATCATCGAGATTGCGCCATGTCCCTCCATAAGCGAACATCTACGTAAAACGATGGGCACGACTGCAGTCGCTGCGGCAAAAGCGGTGAATTACACCAACGTCGGCACGGTAGAATTTTTGCTCGATGATTACAATAACTTCTATTTTATGGAGATGAATACCCGTATCCAGGTCGAGCACGGCATCACCGAGGAAGTTACGGGCGTCGATCTGGTCGTACGCCAGATCCGCATCGCAAACGGCGAAATTTTAGAGCTTGAGCAAAGCGATATTAAGCCGCACGGCTACGCGATCGAAGCGCGTATCACCTCCGAAAACGTCTGGAAAAATTTCACCCCGGTCCCCGGCACCGTTAGCGATTATTATCCTGCACTTGGTCCTTCCGTGCGCGTCGATAGCCACATCTACAAGGGCTATAAAATTCCGCCGTTTTACGACTCGCTTCTAGCCAAGCTCATCATCAAAACCACTGACTACGACCTGGCCGTTAATAAGCTAGAGCGCGCGCTGAAGGAGTTTCGCATCGAGGGAGTGCGTACTATCATTCCGTTTTTGCTCAGCATCAGCAAGTCGCGCGAGTTCCGACTTGGCTTTTTCGATACAAGCTACGTAGAGAAAAATTTAGACAAAATTTTAGAAAACACTATGGACGATATGCAGCCGAATAAAAACGAAGCGATCGCCGCCATCATCGCTGCGATGCGCAAATCGGCGCGGATTTAG
- the hemL gene encoding glutamate-1-semialdehyde 2,1-aminomutase: MNNHDEFLAAQKLIPGGVDSPVRAFGNVGGEPFMVDRGEGSYIYDVEGKKYLDFVQSWGPLIFGHADADIERAVVQTAKKGLSFGASSPLETQLASLVLKNFDFLDKIRFTSSGTEATMSAIRLARAFSGRDKILKFEGCYHGHSDSLLVKAGSGASTFGNASSAGVPQDVAKNTYLARYNDIQSVKDVLAQNDIGTIIIEPIAGNMGLVPADPEFLTELRALCDEKKIVLIIDEVMSGFRASELGSYGIYGVRGDLVTFGKVIGGGMSVAAFAGKREIMDMISPLGAVYQAGTLSGNPVAMAAGIASLSKIYASSDLYERLGELARRLTDGLCAIARHRGIALQTACVGSMFGYFFADEEVRDYDGALRADTARFAKFHGEMIKRGVFLAPSQFETGFICATMNETQIDFALNAADEAMAAL; this comes from the coding sequence ATGAATAATCACGACGAATTTTTAGCAGCACAAAAACTTATCCCAGGCGGCGTAGATTCGCCTGTGCGAGCATTCGGCAACGTAGGCGGCGAGCCTTTTATGGTGGATCGCGGCGAGGGCTCGTACATCTACGACGTTGAAGGCAAAAAATATCTCGACTTCGTGCAGAGCTGGGGTCCGCTCATCTTCGGTCACGCCGATGCTGACATTGAGCGCGCCGTCGTGCAGACCGCCAAAAAGGGGCTAAGCTTCGGCGCATCCAGCCCGCTTGAGACGCAGCTTGCTTCGCTGGTGCTAAAAAATTTCGATTTCCTAGACAAGATCCGCTTTACCAGCAGCGGCACGGAAGCTACGATGAGCGCGATCCGTCTTGCACGCGCCTTTAGCGGACGAGATAAAATTTTAAAATTTGAGGGTTGCTACCACGGTCACAGCGACAGCCTGCTCGTCAAAGCGGGCAGCGGCGCGAGCACCTTCGGTAACGCAAGCAGCGCGGGCGTACCGCAGGACGTCGCAAAAAACACCTACCTAGCCAGATACAACGACATACAAAGCGTAAAGGACGTCTTAGCGCAAAACGACATCGGCACGATCATAATCGAGCCGATCGCTGGAAATATGGGCTTGGTGCCGGCGGATCCCGAATTTTTAACCGAGCTTCGCGCGCTGTGCGACGAGAAAAAGATCGTATTGATAATCGACGAGGTAATGAGCGGCTTTCGCGCGAGCGAGCTGGGCAGCTACGGTATCTACGGCGTCCGCGGCGATCTGGTGACCTTCGGCAAGGTCATCGGCGGCGGTATGAGCGTGGCGGCGTTTGCAGGCAAGCGCGAAATCATGGATATGATAAGCCCGCTAGGAGCGGTATATCAAGCAGGCACGCTAAGCGGAAATCCCGTCGCAATGGCTGCGGGCATCGCTAGCCTAAGTAAAATTTACGCTAGCAGCGACCTTTACGAAAGGCTCGGCGAGCTTGCCCGTAGGCTTACGGACGGGCTTTGCGCCATAGCGCGGCATCGCGGCATCGCGCTGCAAACCGCCTGCGTAGGCTCGATGTTCGGCTACTTTTTTGCAGACGAAGAGGTGCGCGACTATGACGGTGCTTTGCGGGCAGACACCGCGCGCTTTGCGAAATTTCACGGCGAGATGATTAAGCGCGGCGTATTTTTGGCGCCTAGTCAGTTTGAGACGGGCTTTATCTGCGCCACGATGAACGAAACGCAGATCGACTTTGCGCTAAATGCCGCAGACGAAGCGATGGCGGCGCTTTAG
- a CDS encoding NHL repeat-containing protein, whose product MKKVLLSCALAGALFGLEIDGFSAPSGSLITDDAFYIANRGSSEDPQERDGFISRIVKNSNVVETKFISDLINPGGMAQIGDVLYVCDLDAIRGFSKGQEVFNLKIEGAQALNDVVALGSEVLLASDPARGTIWRIDLLSRTADEFVRIDPSLGSPNGLLAKGDKLLITTFDLSGKVLGRVLSMDLKSREISIFANMKGVFYGIVRGKNGEILISDWGEDLLSGKIWRIDANGQIRKINLGAMQRPADISSDGKVLLIPKTLENKVELINLP is encoded by the coding sequence ATGAAAAAAGTTCTACTTTCGTGCGCCTTGGCGGGCGCGCTTTTTGGCCTAGAGATCGACGGATTTAGCGCACCTAGTGGTTCACTCATTACCGATGACGCTTTTTATATCGCAAATCGCGGCAGTAGTGAAGATCCACAAGAGCGCGACGGCTTCATCAGCCGCATAGTAAAAAATTCTAATGTCGTGGAGACTAAATTTATAAGCGATCTGATAAATCCGGGCGGAATGGCGCAGATCGGCGACGTGCTCTACGTGTGCGATCTGGACGCGATCAGGGGCTTTAGCAAAGGCCAGGAGGTTTTCAATCTAAAAATCGAGGGAGCGCAGGCCTTAAACGACGTCGTAGCGCTCGGCAGCGAAGTTTTGCTCGCAAGCGATCCCGCACGTGGAACGATCTGGCGCATCGACCTGCTCTCGCGCACCGCGGATGAATTCGTACGCATCGATCCATCGCTAGGCAGCCCAAACGGACTTTTGGCTAAAGGCGATAAGCTTCTGATCACTACATTCGATCTTAGCGGAAAGGTTCTGGGGCGCGTGCTAAGCATGGATTTGAAATCCCGCGAAATTTCGATCTTTGCCAATATGAAGGGGGTTTTCTACGGCATAGTGCGCGGAAAAAACGGCGAAATTTTAATCAGCGACTGGGGAGAGGACCTTTTAAGCGGTAAAATTTGGCGTATCGATGCAAACGGACAGATACGCAAAATAAACCTCGGCGCGATGCAAAGACCTGCAGACATCTCAAGTGACGGCAAGGTTTTATTGATCCCAAAAACGTTGGAAAACAAGGTGGAGCTGATAAATTTGCCCTGA
- the dapA gene encoding 4-hydroxy-tetrahydrodipicolinate synthase: protein MNKNVIIGSMTALITPFKEGKLDEQTYSKLIKRQIANGISAVVPVGTTGESATLTHDEHRVCIEIAVDACKGTDVKVLAGAGSNATHEAIGLAQFAQAHGADGILSVAPYYNKPTQKGLYLHYKAIASSVDLPVLLYNVPGRTGCDIAADTIIKLFNDCENIYGVKEASGSIDKCVDLLAHEPRLSVLSGEDAINYPILSNGGKGVISVTANLLPDYTAKLTKFALQNEFLKAKQINDDLYAINKILFCESNPIPIKAAMYIAGLAPSLEYRLPLCEPSAENLKKIENVMKQYTIKGF, encoded by the coding sequence ATGAATAAAAATGTCATAATCGGCTCTATGACGGCGCTGATCACGCCTTTTAAAGAGGGCAAACTGGACGAGCAGACCTACTCCAAGCTCATCAAAAGACAGATCGCAAACGGCATAAGCGCGGTCGTACCCGTAGGCACCACGGGCGAGAGCGCGACGCTGACGCACGACGAGCACCGCGTCTGTATCGAAATCGCCGTAGATGCGTGCAAGGGCACGGACGTCAAGGTGCTAGCGGGCGCGGGCAGCAACGCAACTCATGAAGCGATCGGGCTAGCGCAGTTTGCACAGGCTCACGGCGCGGACGGAATTTTATCCGTAGCGCCCTACTACAACAAACCCACTCAAAAGGGGCTCTATCTGCACTACAAGGCGATCGCGAGCTCGGTAGATCTGCCCGTGCTGCTATATAACGTCCCGGGACGCACCGGCTGCGACATCGCCGCAGATACGATCATCAAGCTTTTTAACGACTGCGAGAACATCTACGGCGTCAAAGAAGCTAGCGGCAGCATCGATAAATGCGTCGATCTGCTCGCGCACGAGCCGCGCCTTAGCGTGCTTAGCGGCGAGGATGCGATCAACTATCCGATCCTAAGTAACGGCGGCAAGGGCGTGATCTCGGTCACTGCAAATTTACTGCCCGATTACACGGCAAAGCTAACGAAATTTGCGTTGCAAAATGAGTTTTTAAAAGCCAAGCAGATCAACGACGATCTCTACGCGATCAATAAAATTTTATTCTGCGAGAGCAATCCGATCCCGATCAAAGCAGCGATGTATATCGCGGGCCTCGCGCCGAGTTTAGAGTACCGCTTGCCGCTTTGCGAGCCGAGCGCGGAAAATCTCAAAAAAATAGAAAACGTAATGAAACAATACACTATCAAAGGATTTTAA
- a CDS encoding HU family DNA-binding protein, which produces MKKADFIQVVADKAGLSKKDTVNVVDSALEAIKELLVKGDDISFIGFGSFGIAERAAREGKVPGTNRTYKSPATKVVKFKVGKQLKEAVAAAKGKKKK; this is translated from the coding sequence ATGAAAAAAGCTGATTTTATCCAAGTAGTTGCCGATAAGGCGGGTCTTTCTAAAAAAGATACTGTTAATGTAGTTGATTCTGCACTTGAGGCTATCAAAGAGCTTTTGGTAAAAGGTGATGACATAAGCTTCATCGGCTTCGGATCTTTCGGTATTGCAGAGCGTGCAGCTCGCGAGGGTAAAGTTCCTGGCACAAACAGAACTTATAAATCTCCTGCTACTAAAGTAGTAAAATTTAAAGTCGGCAAACAGCTAAAAGAGGCTGTTGCAGCCGCAAAAGGCAAGAAGAAAAAATAA
- a CDS encoding response regulator transcription factor yields the protein MTKILMIEDDLELAEILSEYLQQYDIDITVADDPFLGLSKLNLENFNLVILDLTLPGMDGLEVCKEIRKNTDIPIIISSARHDLTDKINAFDFGADDYLPKPYNPQELLARIKRHIERYDINSIQRAAKPKKDLEVDDFRHVISFKGQPLSLTIAEYDVLSYLIKKEGGAITREELIYNCSSISEESSSKSIDVIIGRIRLKLGETSKAPSYIHAIRGVGYKLIQ from the coding sequence ATGACTAAAATTTTAATGATAGAGGACGATTTAGAACTCGCCGAAATTTTAAGCGAATATCTGCAGCAATACGATATCGATATTACCGTCGCGGACGATCCGTTTTTGGGACTTTCTAAGCTAAATTTAGAAAATTTCAACCTCGTGATTTTAGATCTCACGCTTCCTGGGATGGACGGGCTTGAGGTCTGCAAAGAGATCCGCAAAAACACCGATATACCGATCATAATCTCAAGCGCCCGCCACGATCTGACCGACAAGATCAACGCCTTCGACTTCGGTGCGGACGATTATCTGCCAAAGCCCTATAATCCGCAAGAGCTTTTAGCGCGCATCAAGCGCCACATCGAGCGCTACGACATAAACTCCATCCAGCGCGCCGCAAAACCGAAAAAAGACCTCGAAGTGGACGATTTCCGCCACGTCATCAGCTTCAAAGGACAGCCACTGTCGCTCACCATAGCCGAATACGACGTGCTTTCGTATCTCATCAAAAAGGAAGGCGGCGCGATCACCCGCGAGGAGCTCATCTACAACTGCAGCTCCATAAGCGAGGAATCCTCGAGCAAAAGCATCGACGTCATCATCGGTCGCATCCGCCTAAAGCTCGGCGAAACGTCCAAAGCGCCTAGCTACATCCACGCCATCCGCGGCGTAGGCTATAAGCTGATACAATGA
- a CDS encoding AtpZ/AtpI family protein: protein MRVTKNLNKIVKGACDISLGISIVVAIGIGVAIGLGLRHLTGSLLLLWLGIAIGIAAAFLNVYRACKALNSSLKELEDDPKYKADPKNFDDDDEWDERD, encoded by the coding sequence ATGAGAGTAACGAAAAATTTAAACAAAATCGTAAAGGGCGCCTGCGACATCAGCCTAGGCATCTCGATCGTCGTAGCGATCGGCATCGGCGTAGCGATCGGGCTTGGGCTGCGGCACCTCACGGGCTCGCTGCTTTTATTATGGCTCGGCATCGCTATCGGCATCGCGGCGGCGTTTTTGAACGTTTACCGCGCGTGCAAGGCGCTAAACTCGAGCCTAAAGGAGCTTGAGGACGATCCGAAATACAAGGCGGATCCGAAAAATTTTGACGACGACGATGAATGGGATGAGCGAGATTGA
- a CDS encoding ICP22 family protein — protein MLIYCALNAAFALLGLALCGSGFFGTGSFGVQALAWLLSLEAGFLGAFGAVYFSFRAYRNKIEDELRAGKYDEILRQSPKNSSDFISGKTSANDTNSASCGGENRGGTGGSDEISYSEVYGGEILKSESFRGVNLGAEISNAQNSKGAVNFTSGDSCVENDDSHALYDETAAECAANSAANINFTHSSNLDAECDKIATGECDINSTESSRDETSACGITALEHTAADKFNMKDGATCSDSYGGINDEASDSSQGGIGARCGDLKNVASSDLGGGLDSSERSDGADRSNHSDGTDSGNRGGDVDSGKPGDGTSDFGGGIDGPRDGSNDDFDGADGSIDGWDDECERGEVRSNFAGAFFSPFKILSYAALVAAIYLLAKLSLLNPLAIILGVAIIPLGTMIVAFADKDAR, from the coding sequence TTGCTCATATACTGCGCGCTAAATGCGGCGTTTGCCCTGCTCGGGCTGGCGCTTTGCGGCTCAGGATTTTTCGGCACGGGCTCTTTCGGCGTGCAGGCGCTTGCGTGGCTTCTTAGCTTGGAGGCTGGATTTTTAGGCGCATTCGGTGCGGTATATTTTTCGTTTCGCGCTTACCGCAACAAAATAGAAGATGAGCTCAGAGCCGGCAAATACGATGAAATTTTACGGCAAAGCCCTAAAAATTCCTCCGATTTTATAAGCGGCAAAACTTCCGCAAACGATACGAATTCCGCAAGCTGCGGCGGCGAAAACCGAGGCGGCACAGGCGGCAGCGATGAAATTTCATACAGCGAAGTTTACGGCGGCGAAATTTTAAAAAGCGAAAGCTTTAGGGGCGTAAATTTAGGCGCGGAAATTTCAAATGCTCAAAATTCCAAAGGCGCAGTAAATTTCACGAGCGGCGATAGCTGCGTCGAAAACGATGATAGCCACGCCCTGTACGATGAAACCGCCGCCGAGTGTGCCGCAAACTCCGCCGCCAATATAAATTTTACTCACAGCTCGAATTTAGACGCCGAGTGCGACAAAATCGCTACCGGCGAGTGCGATATAAATTCCACCGAGAGCAGCCGTGACGAAACCTCTGCTTGCGGCATAACCGCTCTGGAACACACCGCCGCCGATAAATTTAACATGAAAGATGGCGCGACTTGTAGCGACTCATACGGCGGCATAAACGACGAGGCTAGCGATAGTTCGCAAGGCGGCATAGGCGCGCGTTGCGGCGACTTAAAAAATGTAGCGAGCAGCGATCTGGGCGGCGGCTTAGATAGCAGCGAGCGGAGCGACGGCGCAGATCGCAGCAATCATAGCGATGGCACAGATAGCGGCAATCGTGGCGGCGATGTAGATAGCGGCAAGCCGGGCGACGGTACGAGCGATTTTGGAGGTGGGATTGACGGCCCGCGCGACGGATCAAATGATGATTTCGACGGCGCGGACGGCAGCATTGATGGTTGGGATGATGAGTGCGAGAGGGGCGAGGTTCGGAGCAACTTTGCGGGGGCGTTTTTCTCTCCGTTTAAAATTTTGTCCTACGCGGCGCTCGTGGCGGCGATCTACCTGCTTGCCAAGCTGTCCTTGCTAAACCCGCTAGCGATTATCTTGGGCGTTGCGATCATTCCTCTGGGCACGATGATCGTTGCCTTCGCTGACAAAGACGCGCGCTAA
- a CDS encoding ArsS family sensor histidine kinase translates to MKVRSSIFYTITFIFALAAVGVSLALLWLIGYDQQNYTRELNSKYSIVARANLYQMSKLISDVEYERQVANFEFSTIRDEAKRDEIIKGAEILDSISADIGSADILLFKRKHYLKITHAGETRLLNDKEYQPYRYDIFKAIYGVILVIILLAYIFIIRKIRPLRKLKRQIDKFAKGDLQIKDVSVGNDEISEVSHAFYEAVTQINKLNESRHLFLRNIMHELKTPITKGRIAVEMIERGKNQERLISVFERLESLINEFAAVERATAGTALGECGIFSMDEILKEALSIAMIEPGCVTLQNPLGLSLNVDLKLFCVAVKNLIDNAVKYAADGKILIRLNAETMDFITLGEPLQKDFSYYKEAFVKGTNAKQSFGLGLYIVDNIAKAHGLKFLYRRQDELNVFYFEGIEKIAAL, encoded by the coding sequence ATGAAAGTAAGATCGTCGATTTTTTATACCATCACGTTCATCTTCGCACTCGCTGCCGTGGGCGTTTCGCTCGCTCTACTCTGGCTCATTGGCTACGATCAGCAAAACTACACCCGCGAGCTAAACTCCAAATACTCCATCGTTGCGCGCGCGAACCTATATCAGATGAGTAAGCTCATCAGCGATGTCGAATACGAACGGCAGGTCGCGAATTTCGAGTTTTCGACTATCCGCGATGAAGCCAAGCGCGATGAGATCATCAAAGGCGCCGAAATTTTAGACAGCATCTCCGCAGACATCGGCTCTGCAGATATCTTGCTGTTCAAGCGCAAGCACTACTTAAAAATCACACACGCGGGCGAGACGCGGCTTTTAAACGACAAGGAGTATCAGCCTTACCGCTACGATATTTTCAAGGCGATCTACGGCGTCATTTTGGTGATCATCCTGCTTGCGTATATCTTCATCATCCGCAAAATTCGCCCCCTTCGCAAGCTCAAGCGCCAGATCGATAAATTTGCTAAAGGCGATCTTCAGATCAAGGACGTAAGCGTAGGAAACGACGAAATTTCCGAGGTTTCGCATGCATTTTACGAGGCGGTCACGCAGATAAACAAGCTTAACGAATCGCGCCATCTGTTTTTGCGAAACATAATGCACGAGCTCAAAACCCCCATCACAAAGGGTCGCATCGCCGTCGAGATGATCGAGCGCGGCAAAAATCAGGAGCGCCTCATCTCAGTCTTTGAGCGACTGGAGAGCTTAATCAACGAATTTGCGGCGGTCGAGCGCGCGACTGCGGGCACGGCGCTAGGCGAATGCGGAATTTTTTCAATGGATGAAATTTTAAAAGAAGCGCTTAGTATCGCGATGATCGAGCCCGGCTGCGTCACGCTGCAAAATCCGCTAGGTCTAAGCCTAAACGTCGATCTGAAGCTCTTTTGCGTCGCGGTGAAAAATTTAATCGACAATGCCGTCAAATACGCCGCAGACGGTAAAATTTTAATCCGCCTAAACGCCGAGACGATGGACTTCATAACGCTCGGCGAGCCGCTGCAGAAGGACTTTAGCTACTACAAAGAGGCCTTCGTCAAGGGCACGAACGCCAAACAAAGCTTCGGCCTAGGGCTTTACATCGTCGATAATATCGCCAAAGCGCACGGACTAAAATTCCTCTACCGCAGGCAGGACGAGCTAAACGTCTTTTATTTCGAGGGGATCGAAAAGATAGCTGCGTTATGA